The following proteins come from a genomic window of Campylobacter coli 76339:
- a CDS encoding Anaerobic dimethyl sulfoxide reductase chain C, with protein MTSFSHILSEMPLVLFTILAQAIIGLSLVYAPAFLNGYKNNTNLKSFGLFLGIGMIIAFIPSLFHLNDISHIFNVLNRMGMFYANNEWHIGWMNNEILFIGLVCALGFLLYIKAEKWILFLTLICGILGLFFMSGAYGSMQDSVPTWNFKITLLYFFASAIFLGAIVYYCFFEDSEHERKMSFFAGLIGIGLLSTAIVLQTLHVGQTWIMGLVNPFELLGGAYIWFISLSFAFLGLGIVTWYLHNYLHEKFKSKFFAYFALVSALLGVFATRMLFYGLISTQIMLGHF; from the coding sequence ATGACATCATTTAGTCATATTTTAAGCGAAATGCCTTTAGTACTTTTTACCATTTTAGCTCAAGCTATTATAGGGCTTAGCCTAGTTTATGCACCTGCTTTTTTAAACGGCTATAAAAACAATACAAATTTAAAATCTTTTGGGCTTTTCTTAGGGATAGGCATGATTATAGCTTTCATTCCTTCACTATTTCACCTCAACGATATAAGTCATATTTTTAATGTTTTAAACAGAATGGGTATGTTTTATGCCAATAACGAATGGCATATAGGCTGGATGAATAATGAAATTTTATTCATTGGTTTGGTTTGTGCTTTAGGATTTTTACTTTATATCAAAGCTGAAAAATGGATTTTATTTTTAACTTTAATTTGTGGAATTCTAGGATTATTTTTCATGAGTGGTGCTTATGGTTCTATGCAAGATAGCGTTCCTACTTGGAATTTTAAAATCACCCTGCTCTATTTTTTCGCTAGTGCTATATTTTTAGGAGCAATTGTTTATTATTGTTTTTTTGAAGATAGCGAACATGAAAGAAAAATGTCATTTTTTGCAGGGCTTATAGGCATAGGACTTTTAAGTACTGCTATTGTTTTACAAACCTTGCATGTAGGACAAACTTGGATCATGGGGCTTGTAAATCCTTTTGAGCTTTTAGGCGGAGCTTATATATGGTTTATATCTCTTTCTTTTGCATTTTTAGGTTTAGGTATTGTTACTTGGTATTTGCATAATTATTTGCATGAAAAATTTAAAAGCAAATTTTTCGCATATTTTGCTTTGGTATCTGCATTACTAGGCGTATTTGCTACAAGAATGCTCTTTTACGGGCTTATTAGTACACAAATCATGCTGGGGCATTTTTAA
- a CDS encoding Anaerobic dimethyl sulfoxide reductase chain B: MKLEENSQFGFMLDQSKCVGCRTCSLSCKDYKDMPVGVNFRRVFETEGGNWTCKNDGSYEQNAFAYYTSISCNHCSNPSCLKACPTGATMKVKWGIVIVEDSMCIGCKACAMACPYGAPQFNHETGHMSKCDGCYDRLKEGKNPICVDSCPFRALEAGDITKLRDKYGNLASVTPLPDASVTHPNLCIVPEKHTLPSGNKSAIFHLPQNYQGVKNDII, from the coding sequence ATGAAATTAGAAGAAAATTCACAATTTGGCTTTATGTTAGATCAAAGCAAGTGTGTAGGTTGTAGAACCTGCTCATTATCTTGCAAGGATTATAAAGATATGCCTGTAGGGGTTAACTTCCGCCGTGTATTTGAAACCGAAGGGGGAAACTGGACTTGCAAAAACGATGGAAGCTATGAGCAAAATGCTTTTGCTTATTACACTTCTATATCATGCAATCACTGCTCTAACCCATCTTGCTTGAAAGCTTGTCCAACGGGTGCAACCATGAAGGTAAAATGGGGCATAGTGATAGTAGAAGACAGTATGTGTATAGGCTGTAAGGCTTGTGCTATGGCTTGTCCTTATGGAGCACCACAATTTAACCACGAAACAGGACATATGAGCAAATGCGATGGTTGTTATGATAGACTAAAAGAAGGTAAAAATCCGATTTGCGTGGATTCTTGTCCATTTAGGGCTTTAGAAGCAGGAGATATCACCAAGCTAAGAGATAAATACGGAAATCTTGCTTCTGTAACACCGCTTCCAGATGCTAGCGTAACACATCCAAACTTATGTATAGTTCCTGAAAAACACACCCTACCTTCAGGAAATAAAAGTGCAATTTTTCATTTGCCACAAAACTATCAAGGAGTAAAAAATGACATCATTTAG
- a CDS encoding Anaerobic dimethyl sulfoxide reductase chain A produces MQQKRRDFLKWSSLFGTLALSPVNLSANMLKTSPIVSKWAGCNVNCGTKCPVKAHVQDGVIKYVSTDDEGDDSFDKRQVRACVRGRSSRYKVYDANRLKRPLKRVGKRGEGKFVPISWEQAFDEIAAKMKEVKEKYGNEAFFMTYSTGTFGSVLGNCYGYLSPFARLLSLYGGYLNYHNSYSTAQISQGMNFFYGGAPLSDSSGDGGTPASDIATLRHAKLAVFFGANHVETRMGGGGVGYAYQKALEESGCRVIHIDPRYNDSMIGHCDEWVPIAPGTDAALIAAFAYVMIKENLLDRKFLDTYTIGFSEHTLPKDAPKNSSYESYVLGLSDGIEKTPEWASKITKIPAKKIVQLAIEIASVKPCFIEQGWGPQRHSNGEQNARSIALLACMIGSIGQLGGNTGARTGSSKVYDIKTIPCQNPIKDSIPCFLYTDAIVRGKEMTALSDGIRGTDQLKQNIKFIFNISGNCLTNQHSTIKEVDRILSDESLCECIVDVNVTRTPSNNYADYILPDATTLEQEDFLLPSSGYYSNRPYIVYCQKAIEPVGECKTIYEMCTELSKRLGLEGQFTEGRTQKEWLKYLYEESRKNNPILPSFEEMTAKGVVRFEPIEPNVALRTFIEDPVKNPLQTPTGKIEIYSTKLATMQKTWKLREGQQIVPIPVYESQREGALDPLRKKYPLQFFGYHYKGRTHSSFWEIPVIRETNPQEIWINTLDAHDRDIKTGDKIRVRNDLGVLEGIAKVTTRVVPGCAVTSQGAWAKYENGIDVGTCVNSLASLEPTAISKGNGQHSILVEIAKA; encoded by the coding sequence ATGCAGCAAAAAAGAAGAGATTTCTTAAAATGGAGTTCTTTATTTGGCACCTTGGCATTAAGTCCTGTAAATCTTAGTGCTAACATGCTAAAAACTTCTCCCATAGTAAGCAAATGGGCGGGATGTAATGTAAATTGCGGAACAAAATGCCCTGTAAAAGCACATGTTCAAGATGGAGTTATCAAATATGTAAGCACCGATGATGAGGGCGATGACAGCTTTGATAAAAGACAAGTAAGAGCCTGTGTAAGAGGTAGAAGTTCAAGATATAAGGTTTATGATGCAAACCGTCTTAAAAGACCTTTAAAAAGAGTAGGCAAAAGAGGAGAAGGTAAATTTGTACCTATTTCTTGGGAGCAAGCTTTTGATGAAATTGCTGCTAAAATGAAAGAAGTAAAAGAAAAATATGGCAATGAAGCATTTTTCATGACTTATTCTACGGGAACTTTTGGTTCGGTTTTAGGAAATTGCTATGGATACTTATCTCCTTTTGCAAGACTTTTAAGTTTATATGGCGGATATTTAAATTATCACAACTCTTATTCTACGGCTCAAATTTCACAGGGTATGAACTTTTTCTATGGAGGAGCACCTTTATCTGACTCTTCAGGAGATGGCGGGACTCCAGCTAGCGATATCGCTACTTTAAGACACGCAAAACTAGCTGTATTTTTTGGAGCTAATCATGTAGAGACTAGAATGGGTGGAGGTGGCGTAGGCTATGCCTACCAAAAAGCCTTAGAAGAAAGTGGTTGTAGGGTTATACATATCGATCCAAGATATAATGACTCTATGATAGGACATTGTGATGAGTGGGTTCCTATCGCTCCAGGAACTGATGCAGCATTGATTGCGGCATTTGCTTATGTTATGATTAAAGAAAATCTTCTTGATCGTAAATTCTTAGATACCTATACTATAGGTTTTAGTGAACATACTCTACCTAAAGATGCACCGAAAAATTCAAGCTATGAAAGCTATGTTCTAGGTTTAAGCGATGGAATAGAAAAAACCCCTGAATGGGCAAGTAAAATCACTAAAATTCCTGCTAAAAAAATCGTTCAATTAGCTATAGAAATTGCTTCGGTAAAACCATGCTTTATCGAACAAGGTTGGGGACCTCAAAGACACTCTAATGGAGAACAAAATGCAAGATCAATCGCACTTTTGGCCTGTATGATAGGTAGCATTGGACAACTAGGGGGAAACACGGGCGCAAGAACAGGATCAAGCAAAGTTTATGATATCAAAACCATTCCTTGTCAAAATCCTATCAAAGATTCTATACCTTGTTTCTTATATACAGACGCTATCGTTCGTGGAAAAGAAATGACAGCCTTGAGCGATGGGATACGCGGCACAGATCAACTCAAACAAAATATTAAATTTATATTTAATATATCCGGAAACTGTTTAACTAACCAACACAGCACCATTAAAGAAGTTGATCGCATTTTAAGTGACGAAAGTCTTTGTGAATGTATAGTAGATGTTAATGTTACTAGAACACCTTCAAATAATTATGCTGATTATATTTTACCGGATGCAACAACACTAGAACAAGAAGATTTCTTGCTTCCAAGTTCTGGATATTATAGTAACAGACCTTATATTGTTTATTGTCAAAAAGCAATCGAACCGGTTGGAGAATGTAAAACCATATATGAAATGTGTACAGAACTTTCTAAACGCTTAGGATTAGAAGGGCAGTTTACAGAAGGACGCACACAAAAAGAATGGCTCAAATATCTATATGAAGAAAGTAGAAAAAATAATCCTATTTTACCAAGCTTTGAAGAAATGACTGCTAAAGGCGTGGTTAGATTTGAACCGATTGAACCTAATGTTGCCTTAAGAACTTTCATTGAAGATCCGGTAAAAAATCCACTTCAAACTCCAACAGGCAAGATTGAAATTTATAGTACCAAACTAGCCACTATGCAAAAAACATGGAAATTAAGAGAAGGACAACAAATCGTTCCAATTCCTGTTTACGAAAGCCAAAGAGAAGGGGCTTTGGATCCTTTAAGAAAAAAATACCCTCTACAATTTTTTGGCTATCACTACAAGGGTAGAACGCACTCAAGCTTCTGGGAAATTCCGGTAATTAGAGAAACCAACCCTCAAGAAATTTGGATCAACACTCTAGATGCTCATGATAGAGATATCAAAACAGGAGATAAAATCAGAGTAAGAAACGATCTTGGTGTCTTAGAAGGTATAGCTAAAGTAACCACAAGGGTTGTACCTGGATGTGCAGTTACTTCTCAAGGTGCTTGGGCAAAATACGAAAATGGTATTGATGTAGGAACTTGTGTAAATTCACTTGCAAGTTTAGAACCAACTGCTATATCCAAAGGGAATGGACAACATTCTATCTTAGTTGAAATCGCAAAAGCTTAA
- a CDS encoding Oligopeptide ABC transporter, periplasmic oligopeptide-binding protein OppA (TC 3.A.1.5.1) — protein MASCFLFYNFFNLKNFEELQVFRWFILLFLLFFNLEAKIPKDTLIVAVENEISRINPAYSEDHDAVINLVFSGLTRFDEHMNLKPDLAASWNVSKDGLSYDIFLREDVLWHDGVKFSADDVKFSLEAFKNPKNNSSVYVNFEDIKSIEILNPYHLKITLSKPFPAFLDALSIGMLPKHLLSNKDLNTASFNQNPIGTGPYKFVKWKKGEYVEFKANENFYLAKVKTPRLIIKHIFDPSVASVELKNGKIDAALIDVSLLNIFKKDEKFKILRERSADYRALMFNLDNEFLKDIQIRKALNYAVDKQSIVKNLLHDYGFVANHPLERSWADSKAFKTYEYNPKKAQDLILALGFKKNDEGIFEKDGKILEFEIWTMSNDPLRVSLAGILQSEFKKIGVIAKVVAKPAGSFDYSKVDSFLVGWGSPLDPDFHTFRVFESSQDSALNNEGWNFGHYHDKKVDIALQKARNTLNLEERKKYYKEFIDALYENPPFIFLTYLDFALVYNAKLEGVKARNLGHHGVGFTWNIYEWSKK, from the coding sequence GTGGCTTCTTGTTTTTTATTTTATAATTTTTTTAATCTTAAAAATTTTGAGGAGTTGCAAGTGTTTAGATGGTTTATTTTACTGTTTTTATTGTTTTTTAATCTTGAGGCTAAAATTCCAAAAGATACTTTAATCGTAGCTGTGGAAAATGAAATTTCAAGGATAAATCCTGCATATAGTGAAGATCATGATGCGGTGATTAATCTTGTATTTTCAGGACTTACGCGTTTTGATGAGCATATGAATTTAAAGCCTGATTTAGCTGCGTCGTGGAATGTAAGCAAGGATGGGCTTAGCTATGATATCTTTTTGCGTGAAGATGTTTTGTGGCATGATGGAGTGAAATTTAGTGCCGATGATGTTAAATTCAGTCTTGAAGCTTTTAAAAATCCTAAAAATAATTCTTCAGTTTATGTGAATTTTGAAGACATTAAAAGTATAGAAATTTTAAATCCTTATCATCTTAAAATCACGCTTTCTAAACCTTTTCCTGCATTTTTAGATGCTTTAAGTATAGGAATGCTTCCTAAGCATTTACTTAGTAATAAAGACTTAAATACTGCTTCTTTTAATCAAAATCCCATAGGCACAGGTCCTTATAAATTTGTAAAATGGAAAAAGGGCGAATATGTAGAGTTTAAAGCCAATGAGAATTTTTATCTTGCAAAAGTAAAAACTCCAAGACTCATCATCAAACATATTTTTGATCCTTCAGTTGCAAGTGTAGAGCTTAAAAATGGCAAAATTGATGCGGCTTTGATCGATGTTTCTTTATTGAATATTTTTAAAAAGGATGAAAAGTTTAAGATTTTGCGCGAAAGATCTGCTGATTATAGAGCTTTAATGTTTAATTTAGATAATGAATTTTTAAAAGATATTCAAATAAGAAAGGCTTTAAATTATGCTGTTGATAAGCAAAGTATAGTTAAAAATCTTTTGCACGATTATGGTTTTGTAGCCAATCATCCTTTAGAGCGTTCGTGGGCGGATTCTAAAGCTTTTAAAACTTATGAATACAATCCTAAAAAAGCTCAAGATTTGATTTTGGCTTTAGGTTTTAAGAAAAATGATGAGGGTATTTTTGAAAAAGATGGCAAGATTTTAGAATTTGAAATTTGGACCATGAGCAATGATCCTCTAAGGGTGAGTTTGGCAGGAATTTTACAAAGTGAGTTTAAAAAAATAGGAGTTATAGCTAAGGTTGTAGCAAAGCCTGCGGGCAGTTTTGATTATTCTAAAGTAGATAGTTTTTTAGTGGGTTGGGGAAGTCCTTTAGATCCTGATTTTCACACCTTTAGAGTGTTTGAAAGTTCGCAAGATAGCGCCTTAAATAATGAGGGTTGGAATTTTGGACATTATCATGATAAAAAGGTAGATATAGCCTTGCAAAAAGCTAGAAATACTTTAAATTTGGAAGAGCGTAAAAAGTATTATAAAGAATTTATTGATGCTTTGTATGAAAATCCTCCTTTTATTTTTCTAACTTATCTTGATTTTGCTTTAGTTTATAATGCTAAGCTTGAGGGTGTTAAAGCAAGGAATTTAGGCCATCATGGAGTAGGTTTTACTTGGAATATTTATGAGTGGAGTAAAAAATAG
- a CDS encoding Putative peptide ABC-transport system permease protein — MLKRLVFSVFIAFFSTFLCFVLLYFSKGSVAYANKVNSQSKELVQRIEANLGLDKPLLEQYQIWLFKALKGDLGVSFLSGESVLKLIKERIANTLILSLSALVLLFLLSVFLALLGHYYKESFIDKLITFLAFNFFALPPFVLALFFVLIFGIFWQVLPITGTSDIGFEDDFLNRLEHLILPVLVLVLSHLALFLRIARNCINETFSQIFVQNLYARALREKDIYFLVLRYSLSPIIAYFGGSALSFMMGTYVVESVFAYEGLGSLLFESILFKDFPMALALIFFSVLLAAFFTFLSDVFAWILNPRLKRLKFV; from the coding sequence GTGCTAAAACGCTTAGTTTTTAGTGTTTTTATCGCATTTTTTAGTACTTTTTTATGTTTTGTTTTACTTTATTTTAGCAAAGGCAGTGTAGCGTATGCAAATAAAGTCAATTCTCAAAGTAAGGAATTAGTTCAAAGAATAGAAGCAAATTTAGGGCTAGATAAGCCCTTGCTGGAGCAGTATCAAATTTGGCTTTTTAAGGCTTTAAAAGGAGATTTGGGTGTTTCTTTTTTAAGTGGGGAAAGTGTTTTAAAGCTCATTAAAGAAAGGATAGCAAATACCTTGATTTTAAGCCTGAGTGCCTTAGTGCTTTTGTTTTTACTCAGTGTTTTTCTTGCTCTTTTGGGGCATTATTATAAAGAAAGTTTTATAGATAAATTAATCACTTTTTTAGCCTTTAACTTTTTTGCTTTACCGCCTTTTGTTTTGGCTTTATTTTTTGTTTTGATTTTTGGAATTTTTTGGCAGGTTTTGCCTATAACAGGGACTAGCGATATAGGTTTTGAAGATGATTTTTTAAACCGCTTAGAACATCTTATTTTGCCGGTTTTAGTGCTTGTTTTATCGCACCTAGCTTTGTTTTTGCGCATAGCTAGAAATTGTATCAATGAAACTTTTTCGCAAATTTTTGTTCAAAATTTATACGCTAGAGCTTTAAGGGAAAAAGATATTTATTTTTTGGTTTTAAGATATTCTTTAAGCCCTATTATAGCTTATTTTGGAGGCAGTGCTTTAAGCTTTATGATGGGAACTTATGTGGTTGAGAGTGTTTTTGCTTATGAGGGTCTTGGGAGTTTGCTTTTTGAAAGCATTCTTTTTAAAGATTTTCCTATGGCTTTGGCTTTGATATTTTTTAGTGTTTTACTTGCTGCTTTTTTTACATTTTTAAGTGATGTTTTTGCTTGGATTTTAAATCCAAGATTAAAAAGGTTGAAATTTGTTTAA
- a CDS encoding Putative peptide ABC-transport system permease protein: protein MFKIILFLTPLMFLILGALFAPLLAPFDVLESHLNHLHQAPNLTYYLGTDFLGRDVFSRLLFALRISLFIGICSSFLSIFFALFYLFLARCFFYTFWMRILDLFLALPAFLLMMFFQSFVGVNIFLMIFLIALVHWPFIARIIESELKRLENLDFYKASMVLGRTKFRAFFKDLLPALKSLIFVLFVFNIIHAIATEATLSFFGLGLGFNIPTLGTLLNESSKAIFIGAWWMILFPLLALMFLFLPLLWLGNYLQKIGGVRS, encoded by the coding sequence TTGTTTAAGATAATACTTTTTCTTACGCCTTTAATGTTTTTGATTTTAGGTGCTTTGTTTGCGCCTTTATTGGCTCCTTTTGATGTTTTAGAAAGTCATTTGAATCATTTGCATCAAGCTCCTAATTTGACTTATTATCTAGGGACTGATTTTTTAGGCAGAGATGTATTTTCGCGTTTGCTTTTTGCTTTGAGAATCTCTTTATTTATAGGAATTTGTAGTTCTTTTTTGTCTATATTTTTTGCTCTTTTTTATTTATTTTTAGCAAGATGTTTTTTTTATACTTTTTGGATGCGAATTTTAGATCTTTTTTTAGCTTTGCCTGCTTTTTTATTGATGATGTTTTTTCAAAGTTTTGTGGGTGTAAATATATTTTTAATGATTTTTTTAATCGCTTTAGTGCATTGGCCTTTTATAGCAAGGATTATAGAAAGCGAGCTAAAAAGATTGGAAAATTTAGACTTTTATAAAGCAAGTATGGTGCTAGGAAGGACTAAATTTAGAGCTTTTTTTAAGGATTTATTGCCAGCTTTAAAATCTTTAATATTTGTTCTTTTTGTATTTAATATCATTCATGCCATAGCTACTGAAGCGACTTTGAGTTTTTTTGGCTTAGGACTTGGTTTTAATATACCGACTTTAGGAACCTTGTTAAACGAATCTTCAAAAGCTATTTTTATAGGTGCTTGGTGGATGATATTGTTTCCACTTTTAGCTCTTATGTTTTTATTCTTACCTCTTTTATGGCTTGGAAATTATTTGCAAAAAATCGGTGGAGTAAGATCTTGA
- a CDS encoding Putative peptide ABC-transport system ATP-binding protein, with product MKVRNLSLKLNQKKIFENISFDIKIAKSLMIVGESGVGKSLLGKSLIRLLDPKFEISADEWSFNEVSVLNLNQNELRAFRSKVGLVLQDAELSLYPYLDIGNLFHLILKTHTKLNQKDYKRYAFDLLEKLGFDDIDLLWHSYANELSLGMARRVSLALALLSKPQILICDEITASLDKENVQKIIQILKELKNTLGLVCITHDLNLVNSLADEVLFLEKNQAQLFKADDFLRIYHA from the coding sequence TTGAAAGTAAGAAATTTAAGCTTAAAATTAAATCAAAAAAAGATCTTTGAAAATATAAGTTTTGATATTAAAATAGCTAAGAGTTTGATGATTGTGGGTGAGAGTGGGGTTGGAAAAAGTCTTTTGGGAAAATCCTTAATCAGACTGCTTGATCCTAAATTTGAAATCAGTGCGGATGAATGGAGCTTTAATGAAGTTTCTGTTTTAAATTTAAATCAAAACGAGCTTCGTGCATTTCGTTCTAAAGTCGGACTTGTTTTACAAGATGCAGAGCTTAGTCTTTATCCGTATTTGGACATAGGAAATTTATTTCATCTTATTTTAAAAACTCATACGAAATTAAATCAAAAAGACTATAAAAGATATGCTTTTGACTTACTTGAAAAATTAGGCTTTGATGATATAGATTTATTGTGGCATTCTTATGCAAATGAGTTAAGTTTGGGTATGGCAAGAAGAGTGAGTTTGGCTCTAGCTTTATTAAGCAAGCCTCAAATTTTAATTTGCGATGAGATTACAGCTTCTTTAGATAAAGAAAATGTGCAAAAAATCATTCAAATATTAAAAGAGTTAAAAAATACTTTAGGCTTAGTTTGTATCACGCATGATTTAAATTTAGTCAATTCTTTAGCAGATGAGGTTCTTTTTTTAGAAAAAAATCAAGCACAGCTTTTTAAAGCAGATGATTTTTTAAGGATTTATCATGCTTGA
- a CDS encoding Oligopeptide transport ATP-binding protein OppF (TC 3.A.1.5.1), producing MLEVKNLGKFYELKKHWYLKKEKHLIFENVNFSLKENENLMILGQSGAGKSTLARILCFLENPSFGEVIYKNLNLHKLDRTKQRFLRKEIQYCFQDQKTALNPYKKIKNLIQDGLENFNIKKEQEKILEFFDCFNLKKQILEQKPYELSGGEATRVGLIRALILEPKLLILDEITSSLDIKNSNEILNFLYHYQQKNHFSYIFITHQEELFVNFKCKKMKL from the coding sequence ATGCTTGAAGTTAAAAATTTAGGCAAATTTTATGAGCTTAAAAAACATTGGTATTTAAAAAAAGAAAAACATTTGATTTTTGAAAATGTTAACTTTTCTTTAAAAGAGAATGAAAATTTGATGATTTTGGGGCAAAGTGGCGCAGGAAAAAGCACTTTAGCTAGGATACTTTGTTTTTTAGAAAACCCAAGTTTTGGTGAAGTTATATATAAAAATTTAAACCTCCATAAGCTCGATAGAACAAAACAAAGATTTCTAAGAAAAGAAATTCAGTATTGTTTTCAGGATCAAAAAACAGCTCTAAACCCTTATAAAAAAATCAAAAATCTTATCCAAGATGGTTTAGAAAATTTCAATATAAAAAAAGAGCAAGAAAAGATTTTAGAATTTTTTGATTGTTTTAATTTAAAAAAACAAATTTTAGAGCAAAAACCCTATGAGTTAAGCGGTGGAGAAGCTACTCGCGTGGGACTTATCCGTGCTTTGATCTTAGAGCCGAAATTGCTTATTTTAGATGAAATTACTTCTAGTCTTGATATAAAAAACTCAAATGAAATCTTAAATTTTTTATATCATTATCAGCAAAAAAATCACTTTTCTTATATTTTTATCACTCATCAAGAAGAGCTTTTTGTTAACTTTAAGTGTAAAAAAATGAAACTTTAA
- a CDS encoding NADH ubiquinone oxidoreductase chain A: MSHIDASHPYFGIFLMLVLASVIFFGLVFLASKIGNNFAAKNRKKLGLGIYECGPIPVKQANKINSQFFIVALIFILLDIEVVFLFPWALIFKDLGWFGLLEVFVFILLLGVGFLYAYKKGAFAWQSIK; the protein is encoded by the coding sequence ATGTCCCACATTGATGCTTCGCATCCTTATTTCGGTATATTTTTAATGTTAGTGCTAGCTAGTGTTATTTTTTTTGGATTAGTTTTTTTAGCTTCTAAAATCGGTAATAATTTTGCTGCAAAAAATCGTAAAAAATTAGGACTTGGAATTTACGAATGTGGTCCAATTCCAGTAAAACAAGCTAATAAGATTAATTCTCAATTCTTCATCGTAGCTTTGATTTTTATTCTTTTAGATATAGAAGTGGTATTTTTATTTCCTTGGGCTTTGATTTTTAAAGATTTGGGGTGGTTTGGACTTTTAGAAGTATTTGTTTTTATTTTACTTTTAGGGGTTGGATTTTTATATGCTTATAAAAAAGGAGCATTTGCATGGCAGAGCATCAAGTAA
- a CDS encoding NADH-ubiquinone oxidoreductase chain B has translation MAEHQVNYASGLPVVLTSVDKLVQWGRSNSLWALSYGLACCAIEMMAAGGSRYDFDRFGTIFRASPRHSEVMIIAGTLCKKHAEFTRRLYDQMPDPKWVISMGSCANTGGMFNTYSTVQGVDRIIPVDIYVPGCAPRPESFQFALMILQKKIRKEKASRKMAPKRLV, from the coding sequence ATGGCAGAGCATCAAGTAAATTACGCCAGTGGCTTGCCAGTGGTTTTGACAAGCGTAGATAAGCTTGTACAATGGGGAAGAAGTAATTCTTTATGGGCTTTATCTTATGGTCTTGCCTGTTGTGCGATCGAGATGATGGCAGCAGGGGGATCAAGATATGATTTTGATAGATTTGGAACGATTTTTAGAGCTTCTCCGCGCCATAGCGAAGTGATGATTATCGCAGGGACTTTATGCAAGAAACACGCTGAATTTACAAGAAGACTATACGATCAAATGCCTGACCCTAAATGGGTGATTTCCATGGGAAGCTGTGCAAATACGGGGGGTATGTTCAATACTTATTCTACGGTTCAAGGTGTAGACAGGATCATTCCAGTTGATATTTATGTACCAGGCTGTGCCCCGCGCCCTGAAAGTTTTCAGTTTGCTTTGATGATTTTGCAGAAAAAAATCCGAAAAGAAAAAGCCAGTCGTAAAATGGCTCCAAAAAGGTTGGTGTGA
- a CDS encoding NADH-ubiquinone oxidoreductase chain C: protein MIEIKKEDNVKTLQMLQTLGYLNFTEASAIDFVADKNGFEVFYQLLNLEKRLRVRVRTFVGVKERLQSVAHIFKGANWSEREIYDMFGIFIINHPNLKRILMPDDWYGHPLLKTYPLQGDEFAQWYEIDKIFGKEYREIVGAEQRDPGFADDKDTLNFARLYHEVPKGGSRKEVSFKQEYQEDGGVAFVKKVKRDEAKILDKRR from the coding sequence GTGATAGAAATCAAAAAAGAAGACAATGTTAAAACCCTACAAATGCTTCAGACTTTAGGATATTTAAATTTTACGGAAGCAAGTGCTATTGATTTTGTAGCCGATAAAAATGGTTTTGAAGTATTTTACCAGCTTTTAAATTTAGAAAAAAGATTAAGAGTGCGTGTTAGAACTTTTGTGGGTGTAAAAGAACGCTTGCAAAGCGTAGCACATATTTTTAAGGGTGCAAATTGGAGCGAAAGAGAAATTTATGATATGTTTGGAATTTTTATCATAAATCATCCTAATTTAAAGCGCATTTTAATGCCTGATGATTGGTATGGACATCCTCTTTTAAAAACCTATCCTTTACAAGGAGATGAATTTGCACAGTGGTATGAAATCGATAAAATTTTTGGTAAAGAATACCGCGAAATCGTAGGAGCTGAGCAAAGAGATCCAGGTTTTGCAGATGATAAAGATACGCTCAATTTTGCAAGATTGTATCATGAAGTACCAAAAGGCGGATCTAGAAAAGAGGTATCTTTTAAACAAGAATACCAAGAAGATGGAGGCGTTGCTTTTGTAAAAAAAGTCAAACGCGACGAAGCAAAAATTTTAGACAAAAGGCGTTAA